In Dasypus novemcinctus isolate mDasNov1 chromosome 10, mDasNov1.1.hap2, whole genome shotgun sequence, one DNA window encodes the following:
- the PTGDR2 gene encoding prostaglandin D2 receptor 2 — MAANDTQQLFCPLLEEMRLLQSHKNSTIRYMDHVSVLLHGLAALLGLAENGLILFVVGCRMRQTVITAWVLHLALSDLLASASLPFFTYFVAIGHTWTLGTTFCKLHSSIFFLNMFASGFLLSAISLDRCLLVLRPVWAQNRRKVAAAHQVCLALWALAVLNTVPYFVFRDTIKRRDGRIMCYYNVLQLSSGQDTNATCHSRQAALAVSKFLLAFVVPLVIIASSHVAVSLQLRHRGRRRPGRFVRLVAAVVVAFALCWGPYHVFSLLEARSHGYKALRPLVWRGLPFVTSLAFFNSVLNPLLYVLTCPDVVHKLRRSLRSVLESVLVDDSELGGGGSSRRRRASSSTTTTTAASAASSSSLGAHRPFGPARLLRWLRDSRAAPPSRDRTRSREEMGPLNRALSTASD, encoded by the coding sequence ATGGCGGCCAACGACACGCAGCAGCTGTTCTGCCCGCTCCTGGAGGAGATGCGCCTCCTCCAGAGCCACAAGAACTCCACCATCCGCTACATGGACCACGTGTCGGTGCTGCTGCACGGGCTGGCGGCGCTGCTGGGCCTGGCGGAGAACGGGCTCATCCTCTTCGTGGTGGGCTGCCGCATGCGCCAGACCGTGATCACCGCCTGGGTGCTGCACCTGGCGCTCTCCGACCTCCTGGCCTCCGCCTCCCTGCCCTTCTTCACCTACTTCGTGGCCATTGGCCACACGTGGACGCTGGGCACCACCTTCTGCAAGCTGCACTCCTCCATCTTCTTCCTCAACATGTTCGCCAGCGGCTTCCTGCTCAGCGCCATCAGCCTGGACCGCTGCCTGCTTGTGCTGCGGCCAGTGTGGGCGCAGAACCGCCGCAAGGTGGCTGCGGCGCACCAGGTCTGCCTGGCGCTCTGGGCCCTGGCCGTGCTCAACACCGTGCCCTACTTCGTGTTCCGGGACACCATCAAGCGGCGGGACGGGCGCATCATGTGCTACTACAACGTGCTGCAGCTGAGCTCCGGGCAGGACACCAACGCCACGTGCCACTCGCGCCAGGCCGCCCTGGCCGTCAGCAAGTTCCTGCTGGCCTTCGTGGTGCCGCTGGTCATCATCGCCTCGAGCCACGTGGCCGTGAGCTTGCAGCTGCGCCACCGCGGCCGCCGGCGGCCCGGCCGCTTTGTGCGCCTGGTGGCGGCCGTGGTGGTGGCCTTCGCGCTCTGCTGGGGGCCCTACCACGTCTTCAGCCTGCTCGAGGCGCGGTCGCACGGCTACAAGGCGCTGCGGCCGCTCGTGTGGCGCGGGCTGCCCTTTGTCACCAGCCTGGCCTTCTTCAACAGCGTGCTCAACCCGCTGCTCTACGTGCTCACCTGCCCGGACGTGGTGCACAAGCTGCGGCGCTCGCTGCGCAGCGTGCTCGAGAGCGTGCTAGTGGATGACAGcgagctggggggcgggggcagcagccgccgccgccgcgcctcctcctccaccaccaccaccaccgccgcctcggccgcctcctcctcctcgctGGGCGCCCACCGCCCGTTCGGCCCCGCGCGCCTCCTGCGCTGGCTGCGGGACAGCCGCGCCGCGCCCCCGTCGAGGGACAGGACCCGGTCCCGGGAGGAGATGGGCCCACTGAACCGCGCGCTGAGCACCGCTTCCGACTAG